From the Planktothricoides raciborskii GIHE-MW2 genome, the window CGATCGTCTAGCATATAACCACGGAATCAAAATCCAACTAATCATCTGTGGGGGGCGGAAACAAGCTTATAATAATTTTCACAGAGCGATCCAAGATCACCCCGATGCATTCAATGTTTTACTGGTAGATTCAGAAGGGCTTTTATCCGATATAAACCAACCTTGGAAATATCTCCAGGACAGGCCAGAATATCAATGGGATTCACAGGGGATTGACGATAGTCATTGTCAATTAATGGTTCAAGCGATGGAGGCTTGGTTTATTGCTGACCTTGATACCTTAAGACAATTCTATGGGGAGAAATTTAAGGATAATAAAATTATCCGGGGTCTGGAGCAATATCAGACTGTCGATCGAGTTTCAGTATATAAT encodes:
- a CDS encoding DUF4276 family protein; amino-acid sequence: MVSEIRIYIEGIGDSEPLARQLQPPPNRKIKLPKKETQAGLAPGFRTFFQSLDRLAYNHGIKIQLIICGGRKQAYNNFHRAIQDHPDAFNVLLVDSEGLLSDINQPWKYLQDRPEYQWDSQGIDDSHCQLMVQAMEAWFIADLDTLRQFYGEKFKDNKIIRGLEQYQTVDRVSVYNLEKRLTQATKDTPRGKYSKTKHAPK